From the Lathyrus oleraceus cultivar Zhongwan6 chromosome 3, CAAS_Psat_ZW6_1.0, whole genome shotgun sequence genome, the window ATAACTTAAAAAAGACGATAAATAAGAAAACTTATACACTACCAGATGATTCTGGATGTTTCATCATCTTCAATATGTCGTCGACAAACTTTGAAATCTTAGCATCTAACTCGATCAACCCCTTTATTATTCTACGGCGAAATGATCTCCACATATCCTTCACATCTTCATTTGTCTTCAACCCAATAAAGTTGTATTTCACCCTCCTGTCAGTATCAATTCAATCTTCACTAAACTCGATCTTTCTCACCTTTTTGTTTTTGGTATCGGGCAACAATTCATTCAACTTAGACGTTAGTTCGGCGAGAGATGTGGTGTCATTTAGAGGTCGGAGCTCTACGGGAGGTGAAGCTCCGTTGAAGTACACTTCTGACATAATCAAAAATTGAGGAATATGCATTTTTTGAGATGTTTTTATCAAACAACATGTCACTCCCCTATTTATACAACTTTGCATTTACTCTGGAACACTCAAAATTGTCGGCGCAATCACAACCATCCAAAACTGTCAACAAAATCCTGAGCATTTAAAATTTCAAATAACACTACCAAAAATTTCACTTTGATTAAAATTTTCGATATCAATTAATAAATTTCAAATTTCTGAAATTAATTATAACATACCGAAAATTTAAAATACACTAACAAAAATTTTGTTCATACCGAAAATTTGGTTTTTACTTACTAAAAATttcaaacaaaattttcattcaatttttagTCAGAGACAATTTTGACATTCTAAAAATACGAGAGTTGTCGGATTTAATTAAGGGGTGGCAAATCAAAAACTACCTCTTCGGTAGTGATAGTAATAGCAGTAGTAGTTGAATTTGGTGATAAATGTCACGCCCAGTTGCCAACCTTTTTTGTATAATCGTATTTTAGGGACCACCCTTTGGTTGTAGTGGGTGCATTACAACAAAAAAGACAAAACATGGTGGGACTCCAATACTTACTACGATAGACAAAATGTAACCTTGTATACTTACATCTTGAAATTGTGGATAAAAGCTCTCTATTTCATAGTACCATAACGCATGCACGTTTTGAATTAGTTATTGAATTATTGTTAGTTACGGGGAATCCATTCCAAAAAACTGCTATGGGGAATAGCATTTAAAGTGTTTGTGAATAACCAAAATTGAATTGTGAATAAGATAACAAATTTATTAATATATAGTAGTTCAAATCGACTGTTCACAAGCTTCACATAGTATCATTTTTCACATAAGACAAAAACCGAAGTCAAAAACAGCAAAACAAGAGAAGAACTCTATTGACACGGAAATTATTGTTATAAAATAAAAGAAGAATAAATTTTGTCCATCATGAGTGAACAACTTTTACACGAAACTAATACATATCTAAATTGAAATACAGCAATGACGCCCCTGAAAACTATTCACGATCCACCTGTCAACAAAAAAAAGCATTCAATATTTTCACTAAAAGGCAACAGCAAGATAAAGCATATCACAATTATTCAGCATCATTTCTTCTTTTTAATATTTCCTTCCTTGAAAAAAACACTTGGCGTGCAAGATTAAGCAACATTAAAGTAGTTTCTATACAAATGAAATAAAATCCATATAGTTGGATCTAAGAAGAAGCATAGTAGTAAACTAAAAGGGTACTTACATAGAAGATGATGGATCATTTAGTGATAGCATAGATGGCATAGAGGATTCCAGGAAGATAACCTAAAAGGGTGAGCACCAAACAGAGCCAGAACTCAACCTATATATATTAACATCACAAAAGAAACAAACAATTAAGCATGAAAAAATGAGCATAGAGAGATATAAAGGAAAATGAAGGAAAGAGGTATAATAGTTACTTTGCAGCCAAATTTGAGGAAGACGCCGAGAGGTGGAAGGAGGATGGCAACGATGATATCGATGCAGGTAGCTGTACCCattttcttgttgttgttgttgttagtGGTTGGTTAGGTATGAGAGACTTAAAGAGAATGTGATGCGGAGGATGAAGACGAGGGAGACGTGGTTTCATTTATAGAACGTGCAGTACACCTGGTTTCCGTTTCTTTGTCGTTTTCTCGGGCCGCGTggtttttcttttgtttttgtttctGGTCAAATTTAAAAAACTCTAGAGTTTTCCAAGATAGGAAAAATTATACTAGAATTCTTAATATTTGTTTCTTTTTCATTAAGAAACAgaataaaattatttatatttCAAATGGGTTAAATAATGATTTATTTATTAATCTAGTCATGGAGTCTAAAATATAAGTATATTTACGATAAAGTGACGTAAAGATGATGACATTAAAGCTCAAAGATAATGATGACGTTAAAGGGTCAAAATATATTTTTCTGATCAGAGTCTGACTACACAACTAAACAAGATGATGATTAAAGACTGAAAGATAATGATCTGAATAATCAACTAAACAACCAAGACATGAAAGATCCTCAAACTCGGGACCATTAGAATCTGACTACATTCTTCTTTAAGAAGAATTCTTCTCAGCGGAAGAAACACTGACACTATATATGGGGAACAAAAAATTATATTCAAACCACTTTCTCAAATCATTAAGAAATGGAAAATTTAGGATGAAGATTGTGTAAGTAGTGATTGCACCTGGGGGAGGGGGTGAATTAGGTACTTTGATAGATTTTCGTTTTATTGAAATTATGTTGTTAACTTTCTGGTTTGGTGATGATTAGTAAGCGgtaaagtgcagaaagataaagAACACAACGATGTATCTTGGTTCGCCTCACAAtccgagagtactccagtccTCTTACACAATAAGAGATTTTACTATTTGTTTAGAACTTTGTACACGCCTATCCTAGCCACTATACACAAGTTCCTAAACCAATCAATAGGGACAATCCCCTTATGATCTTTACAAAGTGAAACAAGAGAACAATCCTCCCTTATTCACTCTCTTACTTCCAACAATTTTGGACAACAAGGTATTCCACAATAATCTGAATTTttacaagagtttgaagtttgacaACAATGTATATCAATTACTAGAATTGATCTTCTCTATCAAGTAGGAAATTCACAATATGTTATACAAGTGCTCAAGGATTTGTAGTGTTGAAACTTTCAGAAATTCAATGAAAATGTATGCAGAAGTTTCAACAAAAGTTTGTATGTAAAGACACTTGATTTGAAAATGAGAGAGTAATGAGTTTGATTTACTATGAGAGAGGTAGGTTTTTCAAAATCTGATTAGTAGAGTATTTATAGACCCTTAACACCTCTCTAAAagtgtatgaatgcatgaaaagATGTCATGCTTAAGGGATGAAAAACTAATTTTGTTTGAGTTAGATTTTAAATGAACTATTGTCGCTActtcagtggtaatcgattaccacaaagggcgtaaccggttacacctgaaGTGGCGTACAAAAATTTGAAAAATCCGCgtgtgtaaccggttaccaaaaatgatgtaaccggttacacctcCCAAACTCAGCCAAAGATTACAAATGCGTTATTGTGTAACCAGTTACCAGGAAAGGTGTGGCCGATTACACCTACTTTGAAACTGAAAAATACTTAGGAAAAATGAGTTTTTGCCAAGTTTAAAAGATGTTAAAAGCAAGTATGCAATATGACATGCTTACCATAATTTTCCTTGAGCTCTTAATAATTAACATAATGGAAATGTTTACTTGTACCTTAACATTAAATAATCAAACAATCTTTCCAAAGATATTCTTCAAAACTTGAATTTGAACCTTGTAACTTTAGTCTTTGAAATGAAGTTTTTTCCATTCTTTTGTCATGAGCTTATTCTTTTAActtgtcttcatcaaaactaaCATTTGAAGGAGCTTGTATTCATATTctcccccttttgatgatgacaacccatTGAAAATTCGATAAGCTTTGCTCCCCCTAACAAGGATAACTACCCCTTGATCAATGCTCCCCCTTGATCCTTGAATAAGAGTATTTGAAATTTGATGCTTGCTACAAATTGTTAGAGAGGGGCATACAAATACACATAACATCTTCTCCCTCATTAACAAAAAGGATGGGAAAAGACTTAAAAGAGTATAAACATATAAGAAGCACATCACAATGTAATTGCACATATAAACACAACAACATAAACAAAATAGAACATTACATAGTATATCATTAAGTCTTACATAATTACTTACAAAACAGAACCAAACATCATAGATTAATACATAAACCCGGAAAGAAAAACATAACGGAAACATAAATAACATAATTAGCAAGATTGTTCCAAAATATACGAAAAACATAAACTAAGATAGCATAGCATAACAACAGATAACACAAAATTCTCTAGTCGCTTTCATCCATATCATCCACATCCCTATCCTCATCTTCATTATGGTCTTGGTTTTGGGTTTGGTATTGGCTTTTGAGGGAGGCCATCTCAAGAAGAAGTTCTCTAAAACTGGATACCATATAAGTCTCCACGGAACATAACTTGTTGTAGAGGGCTTCATTAGTGTAACCACCTTCGGGTGCGGGTGGAGGTGCGTTAACGGAGGAATCATCCTTATGCTTGTAGACACCATCTTTATCCTTGAACATTCCTGTATTTCTTCTGATAGCCCCAACATTaatttcacattcatttgcattcatattcTTCTTGGGTTGCCTCTTCAAATCAACACCACAATGTTCCAAAATCCGAGTGATCAATCGAGCATATGGTAGTCCACTACTCAAACCTTGTTGGTGTTGCATGTGATGCATTATCAAATAAGCCCAATCTATCTTTATCCTTTTCTTAATGGCATAAATCAGCTGCATCTCAGTGTCACCAATTTGTGAATGATTCGAGTGTTTAGGCAAAAGGATGTATACTATGAAAAAGTGTAACATCCTATCACTTACAATGAGATTTTTTCCAGACATAATTAACCGGGTTGAAGTCGTGTTTCGAGCTCTTTTGCTCATAATTTCTTGCTTGGACAACCAGCTAATGCTAAAGTAGTAGCTAACTTTGCTATAACCATGCCATTCAGGGGTAAAACCATGCATAATTCTCTGGCCCTCATAAGAAATGTCTAACATCTACAAAAATCCTCCAAGGACAAAACTATATCTTTTCCCTTAACTCTTAAAGAAAAAATACAGCCAATTgaaatatattttttttcataaaaCTCTCTAACTAGGTCAGGGTAAATAGATCATGAGTCATAAATCAGACAATCCAAACCTTGACGATGGAAAAGTGTTGGGAAACAAAGCGTAGAGAGGGAAAAGAAGCAAGATTACCATATTTAGGAGGCATTAGTGGATGATTCCTAATGTTGAAGAGCAACCTTCTTTCTTTGAGAGTGGGTTAAACAATTTCAATGTCAGCATCTGAGTGTTAATCAGAACCACCTTCACCCACCTTTGCCTTACCTCTGTCTTT encodes:
- the LOC127132497 gene encoding hydrophobic protein RCI2A, which codes for MGTATCIDIIVAILLPPLGVFLKFGCKVEFWLCLVLTLLGYLPGILYAIYAITK